The Silene latifolia isolate original U9 population chromosome Y, ASM4854445v1, whole genome shotgun sequence sequence tcctccaaataaccgtttaagaaggtggttttcacatccatttgccaaatttcatagtcatgaaatgcggcaatcgctaagattatccgaatggaacgtagcatgactacaggtgcaaaaatctcatcataacgcaatccgtgcacttaagtgaaaccttttgccactagtcgtgccttataggtatctggttgcgcgtctacagaatgctttattttgtaaagccatttgcactatagaggttttaccttgttaggtaaatcaataagatcccatacgtcattctcatacatggattccatctcggattgcatggcttcgagccatagcttagagtcggaacaggccatagcacatttataggtagtgggttcattactctctaggagtaaaacgtcattctcctcgactaTACCAATGTATCtttccggaggatgagagactctacccgacctcctaggttcctcaagaatattaaccgtatcatcagttggaggaacaacttcctccatctgttcctcggttgttggttctggaatctccgacagctcgaaggttctattacttgtcttattctcgagaaattctttctctaagaacgtcgcactagccgcaacaaaaactcgatgttcggtaggcgaatagaagtaatgaccaaatgttccttttggataacctataaagtatgtcttgaccgatcgcgggccgagcttatcctcgtgtctccacttgacataagcctcacagccccaaacccgaataaaggacaagttaaggaCCCTTCCCTTcgacatttcatatggagtcttgtcgacagctttagtcggactttggttaagtataagagcagcagacaaaagagcaaaaccccataatgaatcaggcactaccgtgtgactcatcatggatcgaaccatatcaagtaaggtttgatttctccattcggacacaccatttaattgaggtgttccaagtggagttaactgcaaaacgattccacagtctttaaggtgttgatcaaactcatttgaatgatattcgccaccccgatctgaacggagttctttaacctttctacccagttggttctcaaccctgttctggtattccttgaatttctcaaaggactcacttttatgcttcattaagtagacatatccgtatctactcaaatcgtccgtgaaagtgataaaatatctatagccatctctagcggtaattgacataggtccacaaacatcagtatgtatgagtcctaataggtcactagcgcgcattccaacacctttgaaggaaattcgagtcattttgccaatgagacatgattcacacgtgccatatgtagaaaattcaaatgcgggaatagtcccattatcgacgagtttctcatttatgtgtcccattcgacaatgccatagataggtttgatctttgtcaccatcctttaatttcttattattcacgtgtaatacttccgtggtttgatctaagatgtaaattccattcatggaaactgctttgccataaatcatttcattgaaagagaaaatacagctattatcctttattaaaaatgaaaatccgtctttatcaagtacggaaactgaaataatgttcttagacaaactgggtacatagtaacagttatttaaaaataatttaaaaccactagggagttggattacatatgttcccttcgagacagcaacaactctagctccattcccgactcgcaggttcacatcaccctttccgagaggtgtgatgtttcttaggccctgcatgtaacacccccatactccaagtgccttaccaggaccactcaggtataaggatactaccatctcagttacccgaggcatgataatcataagacaataacgaaacaacatttaatagtataactttagtgaaaagtacaaatcaagccaaatcccttaatacgggtacaagttctcaaaccaactgtctaatcaattAAATGTAAAGTTTATTAAACGACAAAGCttcagcggaagacttctatcatctgacagtggcacatcccaacaatcccatgtgactcgtggttgtgtgtgtgacggcgtgagatatctgtttatcgtattgttgatatatatatagattttgtgattagtactgaccccgttttgttgtttgtaaaacctgcggtgatccattcggggatggtgagtagtaaTTGAGcaagtttgagttgagtcacatgggattgctgggatgtgccactgtcagatgatagaagtcttccgctgtagcttagtcgtttaataaactttacatttagttgattagacagttggtttaagaacctgtacccgtattttgggatttggcttgatttgtccttttcactaaagttatactattaaatgttgtttcgttattgtcttatgattatcatgcctcgggtaaccgagatggtagtatccttatacctgagtggtcctggtaaggcacttggagtatggggtattacactgcaaatgattacatagatgagaaccacaaccagtatcaagtacccaagttccgaaacttgcatggttaatctcaatcatatgaatataagatgacataccaataggAACGACgcagcctgcttttatgtcctcacggtacacgggacagttccacATGCAATGTCCAGTCTTgcgacaatggtggcattcaatgtcaccgcccttgctctttgccttgctctgtgagccactagtctcaccaggcccactcttaccgtttcctggcttccacatgcaatgtccagtcttgtgacaatggtggcattcaatgtcaccgcccttgctctttgccttgctctgtgagccactagtctcaccaggcccactcttaccgtttcctggcttcttgaattttgacttacctacagttaggtcgcctggagctttgcccttacctttacccttgttggaagtcgtgagaacatcctgcttcatgctcccactcaatttcatatccttctcggtttgtacgagaagtgagtgtatcgcatgaggacttttctttaagtcattcatgtagtagttcgccctgaaaagggcaaaaccatcgtgaagagaatgaagcatacggtcaatgactatgctctcattgattttacaatcaagtgcctccaatttctcgacattctcaatcatgttaagaatgtgtgggctaaccggttggcccttttggagtttcacatcaaagaagtgacaggtatgctcataagtaacgattctcggtgcttttgagaactcgttagtgagcgtggtgaaaatcttgttcgcaccttgggcaatgaagcgtctctgcaaattggtttccattgcaatgatgagtacgttctttatcgcacccgcttccatgacgaaatcactataagcaagtgactcgttaactccctcattggggcctgggtttaccggtattggctcagttaagtacttgagcttaccgtcggcaatgacagtattccgtagtgctgcctcccagaccgcaaagttggacccatcattcttcagtcgcgtgtactgatttcgttatttccagccttttgttgtaacagtattataaacgtgttctacactgcaaaaagaagaataaataataagcatgtgcatcgttttattTAAGTCTAAtgtaatactgttataacgcgaagactcatgcatttatacaattgaccttcttCAAGAACTATATAAAtaatcccaagactcaattatctgtaaattgataagccaaccttttggctaattctactgttagaattattggtcgataaatttttgtaaattctatctttagtccatcataatcacgagaaactcttcggactataatgttgttATAAACTAAGTTAACACAAACTGcatacccaacgtagaaggggtcatattatgcctaccgacgaagaagggattcataattgtttgcccttataaagactaatctcaatttccgttttagaggaagatctcatcaactttattttaattcattttaagtgaactaatatctagcatgcgtgaatgaataaactaaggtgatggcttaataaacatgtgacatctgtatgtctatgaaaactaacatacaacctatatgtgtcaattttcatgcattttagtaggtggtttggttttaggcggaatatgatgcattaactagaatgtgaatgaaaagcaataagaacggtaaatttttttcctttttggtctcgtcaaacagaaaaaaaaaacaaaaaacagaggttttttttttttcctttgctCTCGGCTGGagtaaaacgaaaaaaaaaaacagaatttttctttcttcctatttctcggcatttcagcaaaaacacccaaaaaaattttttttttcttcttttggaAAAACAGCCGCACCCTTcgatcgaaaaaaaaaagaacaattatttaaagttgctattaacaagattggtatattcaacttttaatttaaatacATGTTCAAACTAGATTATTCaaatttaacctgttaaaagaatatctaaatcatgataAAACCGATTATCATAAATTGATTTAAACTTTTGTTAAATTAAGTTATATGCCAAAAAACAGCAAAAACAATTCATCAATCCGACAAAaccaatttccatttacatctcgatttattaaatcgaaacatctacaaattatcatattattatcttaactTATTAAAAGAACAATATGAAAGAATCAAAttgaaataaaacaacaacaaaaaaacaaaacaactcggctgtaaacaataaattgttCTCGGcataaaaaaaatttcagccgattaagtttttttttttttttcgataccctaattattgtttacatcaaattttatgaaaatcatcaaaataaatttcgtggccttggctctgacaccacttgtgggaaataatctgtatacttcccttattattaaggattataacgaaatttataatgatgaaaactagtcataaaataaattgcataaacaaaagtagagaatgaagaaacaaccttcggtcctagcaaaatcggcctaagaacaatatcgcaatgatattcacctatcagttgcacccaagatgatatgagatatgccctttgcttcttgctagaatcgatcccctaaattttctgtaaaatttttaggtttttgttgtgtttttatttgatgagaggaggctaggtcaaaagAGAATTAGAGTAGAAAATGAATCCTCTTTTTCCAttataaaaccgaaaataagagaagaaaAGAGGGATATTTCTTTTCCCTTTTACACGGTTTGACCGAGAGGTCCAAATCACAAATAAGGttaaaaatctccttattttaagttgttacctcaaatgtataataatgtctcttattataaattgtcattgattttattccgtattaataagtcttcatacaacagcttgcagtcgatataTTAAGGTCGGCCTGTAATAATtcataatgacaatattgtataatatattcgtcaactataaatatcgcatatttataattagataattaaatataaccgattacatttaattactaattaacatattaattcgtccaagattaacattatatacattaattaaatataacatattatattcaatttacgaattgacagttaattcgtctcagctaatattatttaatcggcattaaataatcgtctcatcaacatgttgactaactgtttagtcatataaggcatcaatgtcattacatttccataaccacatctctcaaacatatcctttaggtgtgacttttagggaccagttgatcaccgccatctgtatgatgataataacgtcaaactttcaagcaagccaaccgttattaggtaatcgttaatcaactgataaaatacgaagtatacccttgtgaacctataagagatttattaatgttatcacactaatttgtggaggacacaagctccaacaaataaTAACACTGTTGAACGAAGTACACGTTGTCCTATCATCAATGGATGTTTGACGAATTCTCTGCAAATTCCAATATAGACATATACGAGTATCTACACCTACCTTTGTACTTTTCGATTCGGGTGCAATACACTCCTTTGTTTCTAAGAGTCATGTGACAACCttgggtttgggggagtttgatagtgTAAAGGAAGAGGTAGTGATAGCGTCAGGAGAGTCCATCACATGTACCAAGTTGTTTAGAGAAGTGTCGGTAATGGTTGGGGAGGTTGACTTCCCAGCCAATTTGTTTGAGTTTCCCTTAGCAAGCTTTAATGTGATACTAGGCATGTATTGGTTACAAAATTATAAGGCCaatatagattgtcatcaaaagaaggtTTTGTTAAAAAGGTCCTAAGGGAATTAGAGTGTCATACCATGGCTTTATGATTAAACCAAAGGTGAAAGTCATCAATGTAACTACGTTAAAGTCGTGTCTAAGAAGGGGTTGTCCCATGCTTTTGTGTCATGTGAGGGACACTAGAATAGAAGAACCTAGGGCTAGTGACATCCCCATAGTCAGGGAGTTTGATGATGTATTTCTAGAGGAGCTACAGGGATTACCTCCCAAGAGAGCCGTGGAGTTTCATATAGAACTAAAACCGAGGAAGGGACTTATATCTAAGGCCCTTTACCGGATGGGTCCATAGGAGTTGAAggaattaaataaacaattaaatgaGTTGTTGGATAAGGGTTATATTAGACCAAGTGTGTTCCTGCGAGGAGCACCACTTTtgtttgtaaagaagaaggaaGGTACCATAAGATTGTGTATCGACTCTAGAGAGTCGAACCGTGTCACCGTCAAGAATAAGTATTCGTTACCGAGGATAGATGACCTATTTGACAAACTGAGTGAAGCCTAGGTATTCTCCAAGATTGACTTGCGATTGGGTTCTCATCAATTGAAAATCAAGGATGCGAACATTCCCAAAACCGCTTTCCGATCGAGATATGGACACTATGAATATGTACTGATGCAGTTTGGACTAACCAATGCTCCGGCGGtcttcatggatttgatgaaccgagtctttagtccttatttgttcAAGTTCGTGGTTGTGTTTATCGACGACATCTTGGTCTACTCAAAGACAAAGGAGGGACATGAAGAGCATTTAGGGATAGTGTTACAAACCATAAGAGATAACCAACTTTACGCCAAGTTGAGCAAGTGTGAATTTTGGCTAGAAAAGGTTGCCTTTTTAGGGAATGTGATATCCAAGGAAGGTATGGCGGTAGACCCAAGTAAGATCGAAGCCGTGTCAAGGTGGGAGTCACCCAAGAATGTGGTGAAAATAAGAAGCTTTTTGGGGTTGGCTGGTTATTATCGGAGATTCGCGAAGGACTTCTCCAAGATAGCAAGGCTTCTAACCGCTTTGATGAGAAAAGATATTCATTTCAAGTGGAAAggaagttgtgagacggcattcctaacactaaaggaacgcttgaccaccaCTCCCATCTTCACTTTGCCAAATAGAAGTGAAAACGTAAAAGTTTATATCGATGCTTCCAAGAATGGGTTCGGGTGTGTGTTGATGTAAGAAGGTAAGGTTATGGCGTATGCCTCATGATAACttaagccatatgaggagaattatctaACTCACGACTTAGAATTGGGTGTAGTGGTCTTCGCATTAAATATTTGAAGGCATTCCCTCTATGGGGCTACCACAAAGTGTTTTCCGACCATAAGATTTTGAAATATATCTAGACCCAAAAGGAATTGAATATGAGACAATGGAGATGGATCGAGTTAATcgatgattacgacatggaaatagTATACCATAAAGGAAAGTCCAACGTGGTTGTCGATGCCTTGAGTAAAAAGTCAGTGCATTCCATTTGTACCGCCATATAAATTATGAAGTTGAAGGAAGAAGTGGGCAAGATGAGAATACATGTGATACAAAAGGGGGATGCTCTAAGTGATTTCATCATTGAGCCGGAATTGTAAAATGAGATCCGAGAAAAACAACTGGAAGATCCAAAGATCCGGgtgatgataggacgacatgtattCGTTAGTTGGCATTGTCATTATTTTTAGCTCGTTTTACGTTGTACAATGGGCGTCCTTGATGgatatttattaatttaaatgaaatttaaattaatgtttaattcataaatgaattaattttatcattttaaatttgaatttattttctcaagtttattttattgaaaatagagtAAATGTTTTGGTGAAatttatttgatttgatttgaaaaatgatattgaatttaaatcgttttaaaaaaTTCGATATGAAAACTCGAGTTTTACGACGGTTTTTTAATGCGATTTTAGCCCGATTTCTAGCTCGATTTTAAACTCAATTTAAGCTCATTTTGGTCTCGATTTTCAATGACATTTTCGACCCATTTCGCACCTCATTTGGTCCCTTGTTCGGACCCTCCTACACATACCCTAACCCTTTCATTTTCCTCTCCAAAACAGCCCACAAACACGACATAAACAAGCAGCACAGTGCTCTGTTTTTGCGTGTTCTATACAGCCCATTTCGAGGCTTCAACCCGTCTCAAACCCATTTGGTTTACATATTTCAAATCTACACTCTTCCACGATTCCAAAACATATTTCAAATCAAATTTTTgttgagaaacgaagtcacaATTCAAGTTTGAAAAATCGTGTTCGAGTTTGAAAAACGTGTTTGGAAAGCAATTTATATTCGTCCACAACGGCCCCTCGAGGCAAGATATACTAAAGATTACGACACTAGActttgtcaacgatacatgtaggttaagGGTGCATATAATATCTCCCTCCTTTTCCTTTTTATTTACGTTTATTTGCTTTATTTCATTGTTTTATGCTTGTATAAGTCCGTCTTACTTTTTGAAGGGATCTGTAACGATTTTCAACAAATTTGAATTACAGAATTCTCAAGATCTCATGCATGTTAAATATTAAGATTAAATAAAAGGGGTGATTAGCAAACTTACTTGGATGCGTAAGAATTCCaataatcaatatctatctatattattaaaggaagtttTTTCAAGCAATTATAAAGACTCCAACATTTATAAAACGCCTTAGAGGAATATTATAATTGCATAACAATAAGATAAAGTAataacaaataatataaaatatttcaatGAGAATATTATCTTATGTAGAAACTAAGACAATTTTACATCTCTACATTTCCcatggataaataaaacactaaAAAGAGATTGTGTACCATTAGAATCATACTTTCAATCAAATTTGGATTTTGctaattgatatatatatatatatatatatatatatatatatatatatatatatatatatatatatatatatatatactcctctCGTCCTCATCATACCCCTATAATTTTTTATCATTTATTCCATGCATCTTTTaatcatgttttttttttacatttgttGTTTCTCCTTTTATTGTGAAACTATTGTTCGTGTTATCTTTATTGTATTCTAATGAATTTACTATGATCCTCTTTTTGTAGGACGTATATGTTAATCGCACACGAAGGTTATAACAAAGCTAAACAAAATTAGTTGCGCGTAAAAGTTCATGAAGTGGATTAAAGTTTAtacttacattatttttcatCAAGAAAACGTAAGTTATGTCGTTTTATTGCATATGTGAAATTTGTGTATAATTTTATGTTATTTAAAGTAGATATTATTTCATCTTATTTATACGGTTGTCTTTCAAGTGACTCATTAATAATGGGTGACACGACACGCTTGGTTTTACAATTATATGTCAGTTTTGTTGATGACGGGGTTCGAACCCAAGTTATAAGTACTATCCATATGTAGAGTTTATGTGAATTACTCCATAAGAGTTATTTTGTAGCATATAGGTTGCTAATTGGGGTTTAAAGGTTATACATCCTTAATGTACAAGAGTAGATTTGTCAAAGTGACGAGTCAAGTCAAGTGAGTACGGGATTCCAGCACAATATGTGAGAAGGCACGATGGTTTAGAGTCAATCTAAACTTCGAATATAATTCAAGCCAAAAACATTCTTGGTCATTCTTTTTGTTGTATTGGCTTGAATTAAAATCATTATCTTACTCATgtaatattaatatatatatatatatatatatatatatatatatatatatatatatatatattattatatataaaaGAATATTTTGCGCATGTTAAAGAGCCCAATTcctatatttttttttatcaatattTGTAAATCCAATTTTCATGAATTACCATGCCCAAAAGACCAAAACATTGTATTATATAATACTTTATATAACACTGTTGTTGCCAATAATGGTAAATCTGTAATGAAtgatttgtgtttttttttttctgcatGTTCCTCCGTACTTATTATTTGACCAATGATAAAAAAAACGTATGCTCTATAAAAAAGTAAGGATCCTCaccatttttataaaaaaatggaggtgCATTACTTATTAATGGTCCGGATCTAATTCTAGATAGATCGACTGGTTGAAAATACACTTGAGTAGGAAAAAGGTAAATGGATGAAATTTGATGTCCGTCGTTGTGCaacaaagataaatttataattcctaactacaactatagatagaggtagcagggtcgaaccacagagaggcagatgtaattattagttgtttaatttctgtctaaggtaacgattctgtgggggttgttttgaattggtctataactaat is a genomic window containing:
- the LOC141631712 gene encoding putative mitochondrial protein AtMg00860; amino-acid sequence: MQFGLTNAPAVFMDLMNRVFSPYLFKFVVVFIDDILVYSKTKEGHEEHLGIVLQTIRDNQLYAKLSKCEFWLEKVAFLGNVISKEGMAVDPSKIEAVSRWESPKNVVKIRSFLGLAGYYRRFAKDFSKIARLLTALMRKDIHFKWKGSCETAFLTLKERLTTTPIFTLPNRSENVKVYIDASKNGFGCVLM